One Equus quagga isolate Etosha38 chromosome 5, UCLA_HA_Equagga_1.0, whole genome shotgun sequence genomic window carries:
- the RFX8 gene encoding DNA-binding protein RFX8: MYEIYMETCGQSAQNQVKPATFGKCENHSPIKTDPVGLPLSEFRRCPLWEQELAKKYSYRTMAFLADEYCNYCQDILQNVEDLLTSFWKSLQQDTVMLMSLPDMCQLFKSYDVQLYKGIEDILLHDFLEDVSIQYLKSVRLFSKKFKLWLLNALEGFPALLQISKLKEVTVFVKRLRRKTYLSNMAKTMRMVLKNNQRVHILKSDVRAIISQGLPDISKKALPSNLSCVDELEKNTEMKCLSSLISLLGTSTDLNVFLNCVSSNLQAIVFQPSRSKEEFIELAASFQLRWNFLLTAVSKAMTLCHRDSFGSWHLFHLLLLEYVIHILQSCIEEEEEDNVGNFKEMLPDDQSLIQPDEAIVHPPDSLPTQDYESPSVDPPWVSLKHVSQSRSPVGVSSVALSVLGFLVDTATGNKLIQVSLEDRATESTVKLSLPLGQEALVTLEDGQKFVIQISDVPQSSEHISFGESNADM, from the exons TGTGAAAATCATTCACCAATAAAGACAGACCCAGTCGGATTGCCTTTGTCTGAATTCAGGAGATGTCCACTCTGGGAGCAAGAACTGGCAAAAAAGTACTCCTACAGAACG ATGGCCTTTCTTGCTGATGAATACTGCAACTATTGTCAAGACATTTTACAAAAC GTGGAGGACTTGCTTACTTCCTTCTGGAAATCTCTGCAGCAAGACACAGTCATGCTGATGTCATTGCCTGACATGTGCCAGCTCTTTAAATCCTACGACGTACAGCTGTACAAG GGAATTGAGGACATTCTCCTTCATGACTTTTTGGAAGATGTCTCGATTCAGTACCTGAAATCTGTCCGGTTATTTAGTAAGAAATTTAAGCTGTGGCTACTTAATGCTTTGGAAGGTTTTCCAGCCCTCCTACAGATCTCCAAGCTCAAAG AAGTTACCGTGTTTGTCAAAAGACTGAGAAGAAAGACATACCTTTCCAACATGGCAAAG ACTATGAGAATGGTGTTGAAAAATAACCAGAGGGTCCACATCCTGAAGTCAGACGTACGTGCCATCATTAGTCAAGGGCTTCCGGATATTTCTAAGAAAGCCCTGCCGAGTAACCTGAGCTGCGTGGACGAGCTGGAGAAGAACACGGAGATGAAAT gTTTAAGCAGTTTGATTTCTTTGCTGGGGACGTCAACAGACCTCAATGTATTCCTGAATTGTGTATCTTCAAATCTCCAAGCAATCGTCTTCCAG CCAAGCAGAAGCAAAGAGGAGTTTATCGAATTGGCCGCCAGCTTCCAGCTAAGATGGAATTTTCTTCTCACCGCTGTGAGCAAAGCCATGACCCTCTGCCACAGAGACAGTTTCG GCTCCTGGCATCTGTTTCATTTGCTGCTTCTGGAATATGTGATCCATATTCTCCAGTCGTgcatagaagaggaagaggaggacaacGTGGGAAACTTTAAGGAAATGCTCCCAGATGACCAGTCTCTCATCCAGCCAGATGAGGCAATTGTCCACCCTCCAGATTCTTTACCAACTCAAGACTATGAAAGTCCAAGTGTGGATCCACCCTGGGTGTCGCTGAAACACGTGAGCCAGAGCCGAAGTCCCGTGGGTGTGAGCAGTGTGGCTCTCAGTGTCCTGGGCTTCCTGGTCGACACTGCCACGGGCAATAAG CTCATCCAGGTGTCATTGGAAGACAGAGCCACCGAGAGCACGGTCAAACTCAGCCTTCCTCTGGGACAGGAGGCCCTTGTGACCCTGGAAGATGGACAAAAATTTGTGATTCAGATATCAGATGTACCCCAAAGCTCTGAACATATTTCTTTCGGGGAAAGCAATGCTGATAtgtaa